The following coding sequences are from one Stigmatopora nigra isolate UIUO_SnigA chromosome 12, RoL_Snig_1.1, whole genome shotgun sequence window:
- the vit gene encoding vitrin isoform X5 yields MFRASLTIIFFVVLLSSTCWAKPNGSKSKKPKQVVPAIECDVRAGKINLPEFIAKCPSHCREAKQLVYGTGVFASISSICNAAIHSGVITNAGGKVIVKKMAGQSSYKGSNSNGIRSLSLPKWRESFVVTEGKPKKGVIYPSTLDFVPSRPTYVKTSQKDKAPAVTTALPTTAAPEPTTTTPEPTTILPKTEAPTTTTTTPPPPPPPTTTKTRAPIHKVRDAGSSHPYLASVAAANSRQSQSPQVKNPSQVFRGGAYPNRYLQRSSAGQRRPEAMRRQSPSPVGPAFNRGQPTPKERTSVMSQSSPVYPRRDWPPPSYPRPEWIPGGRRSPDVSYTAPDSGYAWSETDTPEMAGFIVREQLPGPRAPELASQGDPDCKVDLVFLMDGSWSIGKRRFKIQKDFLADVAQVINIGVAGPMMGIVQYGDDPVTEISLKSYANSRDVKASIIKIAQKGGLSNVGKALSYVNKQYFSDANGNRGGAPNVAVVLVDGWPTDKVEEASRQARESGINIFFVTIEGADDNEKQNLVESNFVDKAVCRTNGFYSMPVSSWFALRKTVQPLVKRVCDTDRLACSKTCLNANDIAFVIDGSSSVGTGNFRTVLQFVANITREFEISDTDTRVGAVQYTYEQRLEFTFGQHNTKAELLDAIKRINYWSGGTSTGAAITYAAEQLFSKSKPNKRKIMIVITDGRSYDDVRVPALAVHAQGVIAYSVGIAWAAQDELEYIATDPDKEHSFFVDEFDNLYKFVSKITQNICQEFNSQPRN; encoded by the exons ATGTTCAGGGCATCATTGACTATCATCTTCTTTG TGGTCCTGCTGTCCAGCACTTGTTGGGCCAAGCCAAATGGCTCAAAGAGCAAGAAACCGAAGCAAG TGGTTCCAGCCATCGAGTGCGATGTCAGAGCCGGAAAGATTAATCTTCCGGAATTTATAGCCAAATGCCCTTCGCACTGCCGAGAGGCTAAGCAACTAGTGTATGGCACAGGCGTGTTCGCTTCCATCTCCAGCATCTGTAATGCTGCCATCCACAG TGGTGTCATCACCAATGCAGGAGGAAAAGTTATTGTGAAGAAAATGGCAGGCCAGAGCAGTTACAAAGGCAGTAACTCCAATGGCATACGCTCTCTGTCACTTCCTAAATGGAGAGAATCCTTTGTGGTAACAG AGGGGAAACCCAAGAAGGGTGTGATCTACCCTTCGACCCTCGACTTTGTCCCTTCAAGACCAACTTATGTGAAGACTA GTCAAAAGGACAAAGCCCCCGCGGTTACCACTGCTCTCCCAACAACAGCAGCACCTGAACCCACCACCACGACACCTGAACCCACCACTATCCTCCCTAAGACTGAGGCTCCCACTACCACAACAACAACGCCTCCCCCTCCACCGCCCCCGACCACTACCAAAACCCGTGCTCCTATCCACAAAGTCCGAGATGCAG GCAGCAGCCACCCATACCTTGCCTCTGTAGCAGCTGCCAATTCAC GACAATCACAGAGTCCTCAAGTAAAGAACCCCAGCCAAG TATTCCGTGGTGGTGCTTATCCCAATAGATACCTACAACGCTCCAGCGCAG GTCAGCGCAGACCAGAAGCTATGAGGAGGCAATCACCCTCTCCAGTTGGGCCAG CTTTTAACAGAGGTCAGCCAACTCCTAAGGAACGCACTTCAGTTATGAGCCAATCTAGTCCTG TTTATCCCAGAAGGGACTGGCCCCCTCCATCCTACCCTCGTCCTGAGTGGATCCCTGGTGGCAGACGTTCGCCAG ATGTTTCATACACAGCTCCAGACTCAGGATACGCGTGGAGTGAGACGGACACACCTGAGATGGCAG GTTTCATTGTGAGGGAGCAGCTACCTGGACCCAGAGCACCTGAACTTGCATCACAGGGAGACCCAG ACTGTAAAGTGGACCTGGTCTTCTTGATGGATGGGAGCTGGAGCATTGGAAAGCGCCGTTTCAAGATCCAGAAGGACTTCCTGGCTGATGTGGCTCAGGTCATCAACATTGGTGTGGCTGGACCCATGATGGGAATCGTTCAATATGG CGATGACCCCGTCACAGAAATAAGCCTAAAAAGCTACGCCAACTCCAGAGATGTAAAGGCAAGCATCATCAAAATTGCACAGAAAGGAGGCCTTTCCAATGTTG GGAAGGCCCTCTCGTATGTCAACAAGCAATACTTCAGTGATGCCAATGGGAACCGTGGAGGAGCCCCCAACGTTGCCGTGGTGCTGGTGGACGGATGGCCCACAGACAAAGTGGAGGAGGCATCCCGGCAGGCCAGGGAGTCTGGGATCAATATTTTCTTCGTGACTATTGAAGGTGCAGACGACAATGAGAAGCAAAACCTTGTGGAGAGCAATTTTGTGGACAAG GCCGTGTGTCGCACAAACGGCTTCTACTCCATGCCCGTGTCCAGCTGGTTCGCTCTGAGGAAAACGGTGCAACCACTGGTCAAGCGAGTGTGCGACACAGACCGCCTGGCTTGCAGCAAAACCTGCCTGAACGCCAACGACATCGCCTTCGTCATCGACGGCTCCAGCAGCGTCGGCACGGGCAACTTCCGCACCGTGCTCCAGTTCGTAGCCAACATCACCCGAGAGTTTGAGATCTCCGACACTGATACTCGAGTGGGCGCTGTGCAGTACACCTACGAGCAGAGGTTGGAGTTCACCTTTGGCCAGCACAACACTAAAGCCGAGCTGCTCGACGCCATCAAACGCATCAACTACTGGAGCGGCGGCACCAGCACAGGAGCTGCCATCACTTACGCCGCCGAGCAACTCTTCAGCAAGTCCAAGCCTAACAAACGCAAAATTATGATCGTCATTACCGATGGACGCTCCTATGACGACGTCAGGGTGCCTGCCTTGGCTGTCCATGCCCAAG GTGTGATCGCCTACTCTGTCGGCATCGCCTGGGCTGCCCAAGACGAGTTAGAGTACATCGCCACCGACCCCGACAAGGAACACTCCTTCTTTGTGGATGAGTTTGATAACCTGTACAAATTTGTGTCCAAGATCACACAAAACATCTGTCAAGAGTTCAACTCCCAGCCCAGAAACTGA
- the vit gene encoding vitrin isoform X1 — protein MFRASLTIIFFVVLLSSTCWAKPNGSKSKKPKQVVPAIECDVRAGKINLPEFIAKCPSHCREAKQLVYGTGVFASISSICNAAIHSGVITNAGGKVIVKKMAGQSSYKGSNSNGIRSLSLPKWRESFVVTEGKPKKGVIYPSTLDFVPSRPTYVKTSQKDKAPAVTTALPTTAAPEPTTTTPEPTTILPKTEAPTTTTTTPPPPPPPTTTKTRAPIHKVRDAGSSHPYLASVAAANSRQSQSPQVKNPSQVFRGGAYPNRYLQRSSAGQRRPEAMRRQSPSPVGPAFNRGQPTPKERTSVMSQSSPVYPRRDWPPPSYPRPEWIPGGRRSPDVSYTAPDSGYAWSETDTPEMAAQDHRPDISDFERWYYNFGSYLPRSDLDGNRQAPLDTTHTRVETVDEWRPNANPYESGFIVREQLPGPRAPELASQGDPDCKVDLVFLMDGSWSIGKRRFKIQKDFLADVAQVINIGVAGPMMGIVQYGDDPVTEISLKSYANSRDVKASIIKIAQKGGLSNVGKALSYVNKQYFSDANGNRGGAPNVAVVLVDGWPTDKVEEASRQARESGINIFFVTIEGADDNEKQNLVESNFVDKAVCRTNGFYSMPVSSWFALRKTVQPLVKRVCDTDRLACSKTCLNANDIAFVIDGSSSVGTGNFRTVLQFVANITREFEISDTDTRVGAVQYTYEQRLEFTFGQHNTKAELLDAIKRINYWSGGTSTGAAITYAAEQLFSKSKPNKRKIMIVITDGRSYDDVRVPALAVHAQGVIAYSVGIAWAAQDELEYIATDPDKEHSFFVDEFDNLYKFVSKITQNICQEFNSQPRN, from the exons ATGTTCAGGGCATCATTGACTATCATCTTCTTTG TGGTCCTGCTGTCCAGCACTTGTTGGGCCAAGCCAAATGGCTCAAAGAGCAAGAAACCGAAGCAAG TGGTTCCAGCCATCGAGTGCGATGTCAGAGCCGGAAAGATTAATCTTCCGGAATTTATAGCCAAATGCCCTTCGCACTGCCGAGAGGCTAAGCAACTAGTGTATGGCACAGGCGTGTTCGCTTCCATCTCCAGCATCTGTAATGCTGCCATCCACAG TGGTGTCATCACCAATGCAGGAGGAAAAGTTATTGTGAAGAAAATGGCAGGCCAGAGCAGTTACAAAGGCAGTAACTCCAATGGCATACGCTCTCTGTCACTTCCTAAATGGAGAGAATCCTTTGTGGTAACAG AGGGGAAACCCAAGAAGGGTGTGATCTACCCTTCGACCCTCGACTTTGTCCCTTCAAGACCAACTTATGTGAAGACTA GTCAAAAGGACAAAGCCCCCGCGGTTACCACTGCTCTCCCAACAACAGCAGCACCTGAACCCACCACCACGACACCTGAACCCACCACTATCCTCCCTAAGACTGAGGCTCCCACTACCACAACAACAACGCCTCCCCCTCCACCGCCCCCGACCACTACCAAAACCCGTGCTCCTATCCACAAAGTCCGAGATGCAG GCAGCAGCCACCCATACCTTGCCTCTGTAGCAGCTGCCAATTCAC GACAATCACAGAGTCCTCAAGTAAAGAACCCCAGCCAAG TATTCCGTGGTGGTGCTTATCCCAATAGATACCTACAACGCTCCAGCGCAG GTCAGCGCAGACCAGAAGCTATGAGGAGGCAATCACCCTCTCCAGTTGGGCCAG CTTTTAACAGAGGTCAGCCAACTCCTAAGGAACGCACTTCAGTTATGAGCCAATCTAGTCCTG TTTATCCCAGAAGGGACTGGCCCCCTCCATCCTACCCTCGTCCTGAGTGGATCCCTGGTGGCAGACGTTCGCCAG ATGTTTCATACACAGCTCCAGACTCAGGATACGCGTGGAGTGAGACGGACACACCTGAGATGGCAG CTCAGGATCACAGGCCCGATATCTCAGACTTTGAGCGCTGGTATTATAACTTTGGATCATACC TGCCCCGATCTGATTTGGATGGCAACCGCCAAGCGCCTCTGGATACGACTCATACGAGAG TGGAAACAGTGGACGAATGGAGACCCAATGCAAACCCTTATGAATCAG GTTTCATTGTGAGGGAGCAGCTACCTGGACCCAGAGCACCTGAACTTGCATCACAGGGAGACCCAG ACTGTAAAGTGGACCTGGTCTTCTTGATGGATGGGAGCTGGAGCATTGGAAAGCGCCGTTTCAAGATCCAGAAGGACTTCCTGGCTGATGTGGCTCAGGTCATCAACATTGGTGTGGCTGGACCCATGATGGGAATCGTTCAATATGG CGATGACCCCGTCACAGAAATAAGCCTAAAAAGCTACGCCAACTCCAGAGATGTAAAGGCAAGCATCATCAAAATTGCACAGAAAGGAGGCCTTTCCAATGTTG GGAAGGCCCTCTCGTATGTCAACAAGCAATACTTCAGTGATGCCAATGGGAACCGTGGAGGAGCCCCCAACGTTGCCGTGGTGCTGGTGGACGGATGGCCCACAGACAAAGTGGAGGAGGCATCCCGGCAGGCCAGGGAGTCTGGGATCAATATTTTCTTCGTGACTATTGAAGGTGCAGACGACAATGAGAAGCAAAACCTTGTGGAGAGCAATTTTGTGGACAAG GCCGTGTGTCGCACAAACGGCTTCTACTCCATGCCCGTGTCCAGCTGGTTCGCTCTGAGGAAAACGGTGCAACCACTGGTCAAGCGAGTGTGCGACACAGACCGCCTGGCTTGCAGCAAAACCTGCCTGAACGCCAACGACATCGCCTTCGTCATCGACGGCTCCAGCAGCGTCGGCACGGGCAACTTCCGCACCGTGCTCCAGTTCGTAGCCAACATCACCCGAGAGTTTGAGATCTCCGACACTGATACTCGAGTGGGCGCTGTGCAGTACACCTACGAGCAGAGGTTGGAGTTCACCTTTGGCCAGCACAACACTAAAGCCGAGCTGCTCGACGCCATCAAACGCATCAACTACTGGAGCGGCGGCACCAGCACAGGAGCTGCCATCACTTACGCCGCCGAGCAACTCTTCAGCAAGTCCAAGCCTAACAAACGCAAAATTATGATCGTCATTACCGATGGACGCTCCTATGACGACGTCAGGGTGCCTGCCTTGGCTGTCCATGCCCAAG GTGTGATCGCCTACTCTGTCGGCATCGCCTGGGCTGCCCAAGACGAGTTAGAGTACATCGCCACCGACCCCGACAAGGAACACTCCTTCTTTGTGGATGAGTTTGATAACCTGTACAAATTTGTGTCCAAGATCACACAAAACATCTGTCAAGAGTTCAACTCCCAGCCCAGAAACTGA
- the vit gene encoding vitrin isoform X3 has translation MFRASLTIIFFVVLLSSTCWAKPNGSKSKKPKQVVPAIECDVRAGKINLPEFIAKCPSHCREAKQLVYGTGVFASISSICNAAIHSGVITNAGGKVIVKKMAGQSSYKGSNSNGIRSLSLPKWRESFVVTEGKPKKGVIYPSTLDFVPSRPTYVKTSQKDKAPAVTTALPTTAAPEPTTTTPEPTTILPKTEAPTTTTTTPPPPPPPTTTKTRAPIHKVRDAGSSHPYLASVAAANSRQSQSPQVKNPSQVFRGGAYPNRYLQRSSAGQRRPEAMRRQSPSPVGPAFNRGQPTPKERTSVMSQSSPVYPRRDWPPPSYPRPEWIPGGRRSPDVSYTAPDSGYAWSETDTPEMAVPRSDLDGNRQAPLDTTHTRVETVDEWRPNANPYESGFIVREQLPGPRAPELASQGDPDCKVDLVFLMDGSWSIGKRRFKIQKDFLADVAQVINIGVAGPMMGIVQYGDDPVTEISLKSYANSRDVKASIIKIAQKGGLSNVGKALSYVNKQYFSDANGNRGGAPNVAVVLVDGWPTDKVEEASRQARESGINIFFVTIEGADDNEKQNLVESNFVDKAVCRTNGFYSMPVSSWFALRKTVQPLVKRVCDTDRLACSKTCLNANDIAFVIDGSSSVGTGNFRTVLQFVANITREFEISDTDTRVGAVQYTYEQRLEFTFGQHNTKAELLDAIKRINYWSGGTSTGAAITYAAEQLFSKSKPNKRKIMIVITDGRSYDDVRVPALAVHAQGVIAYSVGIAWAAQDELEYIATDPDKEHSFFVDEFDNLYKFVSKITQNICQEFNSQPRN, from the exons ATGTTCAGGGCATCATTGACTATCATCTTCTTTG TGGTCCTGCTGTCCAGCACTTGTTGGGCCAAGCCAAATGGCTCAAAGAGCAAGAAACCGAAGCAAG TGGTTCCAGCCATCGAGTGCGATGTCAGAGCCGGAAAGATTAATCTTCCGGAATTTATAGCCAAATGCCCTTCGCACTGCCGAGAGGCTAAGCAACTAGTGTATGGCACAGGCGTGTTCGCTTCCATCTCCAGCATCTGTAATGCTGCCATCCACAG TGGTGTCATCACCAATGCAGGAGGAAAAGTTATTGTGAAGAAAATGGCAGGCCAGAGCAGTTACAAAGGCAGTAACTCCAATGGCATACGCTCTCTGTCACTTCCTAAATGGAGAGAATCCTTTGTGGTAACAG AGGGGAAACCCAAGAAGGGTGTGATCTACCCTTCGACCCTCGACTTTGTCCCTTCAAGACCAACTTATGTGAAGACTA GTCAAAAGGACAAAGCCCCCGCGGTTACCACTGCTCTCCCAACAACAGCAGCACCTGAACCCACCACCACGACACCTGAACCCACCACTATCCTCCCTAAGACTGAGGCTCCCACTACCACAACAACAACGCCTCCCCCTCCACCGCCCCCGACCACTACCAAAACCCGTGCTCCTATCCACAAAGTCCGAGATGCAG GCAGCAGCCACCCATACCTTGCCTCTGTAGCAGCTGCCAATTCAC GACAATCACAGAGTCCTCAAGTAAAGAACCCCAGCCAAG TATTCCGTGGTGGTGCTTATCCCAATAGATACCTACAACGCTCCAGCGCAG GTCAGCGCAGACCAGAAGCTATGAGGAGGCAATCACCCTCTCCAGTTGGGCCAG CTTTTAACAGAGGTCAGCCAACTCCTAAGGAACGCACTTCAGTTATGAGCCAATCTAGTCCTG TTTATCCCAGAAGGGACTGGCCCCCTCCATCCTACCCTCGTCCTGAGTGGATCCCTGGTGGCAGACGTTCGCCAG ATGTTTCATACACAGCTCCAGACTCAGGATACGCGTGGAGTGAGACGGACACACCTGAGATGGCAG TGCCCCGATCTGATTTGGATGGCAACCGCCAAGCGCCTCTGGATACGACTCATACGAGAG TGGAAACAGTGGACGAATGGAGACCCAATGCAAACCCTTATGAATCAG GTTTCATTGTGAGGGAGCAGCTACCTGGACCCAGAGCACCTGAACTTGCATCACAGGGAGACCCAG ACTGTAAAGTGGACCTGGTCTTCTTGATGGATGGGAGCTGGAGCATTGGAAAGCGCCGTTTCAAGATCCAGAAGGACTTCCTGGCTGATGTGGCTCAGGTCATCAACATTGGTGTGGCTGGACCCATGATGGGAATCGTTCAATATGG CGATGACCCCGTCACAGAAATAAGCCTAAAAAGCTACGCCAACTCCAGAGATGTAAAGGCAAGCATCATCAAAATTGCACAGAAAGGAGGCCTTTCCAATGTTG GGAAGGCCCTCTCGTATGTCAACAAGCAATACTTCAGTGATGCCAATGGGAACCGTGGAGGAGCCCCCAACGTTGCCGTGGTGCTGGTGGACGGATGGCCCACAGACAAAGTGGAGGAGGCATCCCGGCAGGCCAGGGAGTCTGGGATCAATATTTTCTTCGTGACTATTGAAGGTGCAGACGACAATGAGAAGCAAAACCTTGTGGAGAGCAATTTTGTGGACAAG GCCGTGTGTCGCACAAACGGCTTCTACTCCATGCCCGTGTCCAGCTGGTTCGCTCTGAGGAAAACGGTGCAACCACTGGTCAAGCGAGTGTGCGACACAGACCGCCTGGCTTGCAGCAAAACCTGCCTGAACGCCAACGACATCGCCTTCGTCATCGACGGCTCCAGCAGCGTCGGCACGGGCAACTTCCGCACCGTGCTCCAGTTCGTAGCCAACATCACCCGAGAGTTTGAGATCTCCGACACTGATACTCGAGTGGGCGCTGTGCAGTACACCTACGAGCAGAGGTTGGAGTTCACCTTTGGCCAGCACAACACTAAAGCCGAGCTGCTCGACGCCATCAAACGCATCAACTACTGGAGCGGCGGCACCAGCACAGGAGCTGCCATCACTTACGCCGCCGAGCAACTCTTCAGCAAGTCCAAGCCTAACAAACGCAAAATTATGATCGTCATTACCGATGGACGCTCCTATGACGACGTCAGGGTGCCTGCCTTGGCTGTCCATGCCCAAG GTGTGATCGCCTACTCTGTCGGCATCGCCTGGGCTGCCCAAGACGAGTTAGAGTACATCGCCACCGACCCCGACAAGGAACACTCCTTCTTTGTGGATGAGTTTGATAACCTGTACAAATTTGTGTCCAAGATCACACAAAACATCTGTCAAGAGTTCAACTCCCAGCCCAGAAACTGA
- the vit gene encoding vitrin isoform X6 has translation MFRASLTIIFFVVLLSSTCWAKPNGSKSKKPKQVVPAIECDVRAGKINLPEFIAKCPSHCREAKQLVYGTGVFASISSICNAAIHSGVITNAGGKVIVKKMAGQSSYKGSNSNGIRSLSLPKWRESFVVTEGKPKKGVIYPSTLDFVPSRPTYVKTSQKDKAPAVTTALPTTAAPEPTTTTPEPTTILPKTEAPTTTTTTPPPPPPPTTTKTRAPIHKVRDAGSSHPYLASVAAANSRQSQSPQVKNPSQVFRGGAYPNRYLQRSSAGQRRPEAMRRQSPSPVGPAFNRGQPTPKERTSVMSQSSPVYPRRDWPPPSYPRPEWIPGGRRSPAPDSGYAWSETDTPEMAGFIVREQLPGPRAPELASQGDPDCKVDLVFLMDGSWSIGKRRFKIQKDFLADVAQVINIGVAGPMMGIVQYGDDPVTEISLKSYANSRDVKASIIKIAQKGGLSNVGKALSYVNKQYFSDANGNRGGAPNVAVVLVDGWPTDKVEEASRQARESGINIFFVTIEGADDNEKQNLVESNFVDKAVCRTNGFYSMPVSSWFALRKTVQPLVKRVCDTDRLACSKTCLNANDIAFVIDGSSSVGTGNFRTVLQFVANITREFEISDTDTRVGAVQYTYEQRLEFTFGQHNTKAELLDAIKRINYWSGGTSTGAAITYAAEQLFSKSKPNKRKIMIVITDGRSYDDVRVPALAVHAQGVIAYSVGIAWAAQDELEYIATDPDKEHSFFVDEFDNLYKFVSKITQNICQEFNSQPRN, from the exons ATGTTCAGGGCATCATTGACTATCATCTTCTTTG TGGTCCTGCTGTCCAGCACTTGTTGGGCCAAGCCAAATGGCTCAAAGAGCAAGAAACCGAAGCAAG TGGTTCCAGCCATCGAGTGCGATGTCAGAGCCGGAAAGATTAATCTTCCGGAATTTATAGCCAAATGCCCTTCGCACTGCCGAGAGGCTAAGCAACTAGTGTATGGCACAGGCGTGTTCGCTTCCATCTCCAGCATCTGTAATGCTGCCATCCACAG TGGTGTCATCACCAATGCAGGAGGAAAAGTTATTGTGAAGAAAATGGCAGGCCAGAGCAGTTACAAAGGCAGTAACTCCAATGGCATACGCTCTCTGTCACTTCCTAAATGGAGAGAATCCTTTGTGGTAACAG AGGGGAAACCCAAGAAGGGTGTGATCTACCCTTCGACCCTCGACTTTGTCCCTTCAAGACCAACTTATGTGAAGACTA GTCAAAAGGACAAAGCCCCCGCGGTTACCACTGCTCTCCCAACAACAGCAGCACCTGAACCCACCACCACGACACCTGAACCCACCACTATCCTCCCTAAGACTGAGGCTCCCACTACCACAACAACAACGCCTCCCCCTCCACCGCCCCCGACCACTACCAAAACCCGTGCTCCTATCCACAAAGTCCGAGATGCAG GCAGCAGCCACCCATACCTTGCCTCTGTAGCAGCTGCCAATTCAC GACAATCACAGAGTCCTCAAGTAAAGAACCCCAGCCAAG TATTCCGTGGTGGTGCTTATCCCAATAGATACCTACAACGCTCCAGCGCAG GTCAGCGCAGACCAGAAGCTATGAGGAGGCAATCACCCTCTCCAGTTGGGCCAG CTTTTAACAGAGGTCAGCCAACTCCTAAGGAACGCACTTCAGTTATGAGCCAATCTAGTCCTG TTTATCCCAGAAGGGACTGGCCCCCTCCATCCTACCCTCGTCCTGAGTGGATCCCTGGTGGCAGACGTTCGCCAG CTCCAGACTCAGGATACGCGTGGAGTGAGACGGACACACCTGAGATGGCAG GTTTCATTGTGAGGGAGCAGCTACCTGGACCCAGAGCACCTGAACTTGCATCACAGGGAGACCCAG ACTGTAAAGTGGACCTGGTCTTCTTGATGGATGGGAGCTGGAGCATTGGAAAGCGCCGTTTCAAGATCCAGAAGGACTTCCTGGCTGATGTGGCTCAGGTCATCAACATTGGTGTGGCTGGACCCATGATGGGAATCGTTCAATATGG CGATGACCCCGTCACAGAAATAAGCCTAAAAAGCTACGCCAACTCCAGAGATGTAAAGGCAAGCATCATCAAAATTGCACAGAAAGGAGGCCTTTCCAATGTTG GGAAGGCCCTCTCGTATGTCAACAAGCAATACTTCAGTGATGCCAATGGGAACCGTGGAGGAGCCCCCAACGTTGCCGTGGTGCTGGTGGACGGATGGCCCACAGACAAAGTGGAGGAGGCATCCCGGCAGGCCAGGGAGTCTGGGATCAATATTTTCTTCGTGACTATTGAAGGTGCAGACGACAATGAGAAGCAAAACCTTGTGGAGAGCAATTTTGTGGACAAG GCCGTGTGTCGCACAAACGGCTTCTACTCCATGCCCGTGTCCAGCTGGTTCGCTCTGAGGAAAACGGTGCAACCACTGGTCAAGCGAGTGTGCGACACAGACCGCCTGGCTTGCAGCAAAACCTGCCTGAACGCCAACGACATCGCCTTCGTCATCGACGGCTCCAGCAGCGTCGGCACGGGCAACTTCCGCACCGTGCTCCAGTTCGTAGCCAACATCACCCGAGAGTTTGAGATCTCCGACACTGATACTCGAGTGGGCGCTGTGCAGTACACCTACGAGCAGAGGTTGGAGTTCACCTTTGGCCAGCACAACACTAAAGCCGAGCTGCTCGACGCCATCAAACGCATCAACTACTGGAGCGGCGGCACCAGCACAGGAGCTGCCATCACTTACGCCGCCGAGCAACTCTTCAGCAAGTCCAAGCCTAACAAACGCAAAATTATGATCGTCATTACCGATGGACGCTCCTATGACGACGTCAGGGTGCCTGCCTTGGCTGTCCATGCCCAAG GTGTGATCGCCTACTCTGTCGGCATCGCCTGGGCTGCCCAAGACGAGTTAGAGTACATCGCCACCGACCCCGACAAGGAACACTCCTTCTTTGTGGATGAGTTTGATAACCTGTACAAATTTGTGTCCAAGATCACACAAAACATCTGTCAAGAGTTCAACTCCCAGCCCAGAAACTGA